The following coding sequences are from one Pigmentibacter sp. JX0631 window:
- a CDS encoding DNA methyltransferase, translated as MVSNNLDKQVQSQADKKFMQTQYTSIQDNLSKFYHRWKDYSKNERQGYQTFLTEFFNCFGIVFHNPNDLPFEVNTGNGFADAFIKDIVIIEMKDKNKFRTKADLLDQLPQALKYWEAKKKNVPYLILCNFHVFIIYDTRDSKNYSLKISELENNVESFYFLLKLNPTFIPEQEEVTKKSAQLMGQFYKSLRMRLKDQDEEVDLFVLQCLFCLFSEDIGYLPPQTFTNCVHRIKDGEDNSANILSTLFKMMDEKDLNRKKGRFQNVRYFNGPLFCIKPEIVLNDNEEELLWQSCQLDWKNVRPEIFGALFESSQTKKIRHNDGMHFTFEEDIMKVIKPCILDFWNELVSNCKSLADLREVHKKLKTYRILDPACGSGNFLVVAYRELKAIEAKIFMEYKQLSGETYEKVQEILEWFPITNMYGIEINPFSSFLTKVSLWISKKLIRNQYKLTEPDLPLEDLKHIISADALVVQWNDVDVVVGNPPYIGCKMIRKARGDKYFKWLGERFRDHNKMSDYCTYWFEKVFEDVRLGVRVGFVCTKTISQTNSRRASLDKVIESGGTIFNAISHQKWSGEAKVHVSIVNFLNKSNFIGKKVLNGKEVDIISSRLLAFQMNEEAKIISANLNKAFQGITTLGKAFIISDKEARSLLKVSKNKDVIKQFYTASSVVDDPQNKPSEWIIDFQNWPIEKVRQYPEVLKLLKKRIEDQKKTTRRNKTRNQSNEYWWQFWRSRPDLRAAISKIRRYILVSRHTKYPIFIFVDAKTALPEDSTVAIALQDYGSLGILQSKFHTDWYKYQCSTLGYSLRYTNTTVFQTFPFPERIDPKVGQYMEQIDETRKQICRSDNIGLTTLYNNMNEGSYDLLRKLHKKLDDSVADSYSFDRKCIHSQDLIIEFLISLNYELTKNTSKVS; from the coding sequence ATGGTGTCAAATAATTTAGATAAACAAGTTCAATCTCAAGCCGACAAAAAATTCATGCAAACACAATATACCTCTATCCAAGACAATTTATCTAAATTTTACCACAGATGGAAAGACTATTCAAAAAATGAAAGGCAGGGTTATCAAACCTTTCTCACAGAGTTTTTCAATTGTTTTGGAATTGTATTTCATAATCCAAATGATCTTCCTTTTGAAGTAAATACAGGAAATGGATTTGCAGATGCCTTTATCAAAGACATAGTTATCATTGAGATGAAAGACAAAAATAAATTTAGAACAAAAGCAGATTTATTAGATCAACTGCCACAAGCCTTGAAATACTGGGAAGCTAAAAAGAAAAATGTTCCATATCTTATCCTTTGTAATTTTCATGTATTTATCATCTATGATACACGTGATTCAAAAAATTATTCTTTGAAAATATCAGAACTAGAAAATAATGTTGAATCTTTCTATTTTTTATTAAAGCTAAATCCTACATTTATACCTGAACAAGAAGAAGTAACGAAAAAATCTGCACAACTCATGGGACAATTTTATAAATCTTTACGAATGAGACTTAAAGATCAAGATGAAGAAGTTGATCTATTTGTGCTTCAATGCTTGTTTTGTTTATTTTCTGAAGATATTGGATATTTACCACCACAAACTTTTACAAATTGCGTTCACAGAATCAAAGATGGAGAAGATAATTCCGCCAATATTTTAAGTACATTGTTTAAAATGATGGATGAAAAGGATTTAAATCGTAAAAAAGGTCGATTTCAAAACGTTCGTTATTTTAATGGCCCTTTGTTTTGTATTAAACCAGAAATTGTATTGAATGATAATGAGGAGGAATTACTTTGGCAATCATGTCAACTAGATTGGAAGAATGTCCGTCCTGAAATATTCGGAGCATTATTTGAATCCAGTCAAACTAAAAAGATAAGACATAATGATGGAATGCATTTTACATTTGAAGAAGACATAATGAAAGTGATAAAGCCATGTATTCTTGATTTTTGGAATGAATTAGTAAGTAATTGCAAATCACTTGCTGACTTAAGAGAGGTGCACAAAAAACTTAAAACTTATCGGATTCTTGATCCAGCGTGTGGTTCAGGAAATTTTCTTGTAGTGGCATATCGTGAGTTAAAAGCTATAGAAGCAAAAATTTTTATGGAATATAAACAACTTTCCGGAGAAACCTATGAAAAAGTACAAGAGATATTAGAATGGTTTCCAATTACAAATATGTATGGAATTGAAATCAACCCATTTTCTTCTTTTCTTACAAAAGTATCACTATGGATTTCAAAAAAGCTAATTCGTAATCAATATAAACTTACAGAACCAGATCTCCCTCTTGAAGATTTAAAACATATTATTTCAGCAGATGCGCTTGTTGTTCAATGGAATGATGTTGATGTTGTTGTTGGAAATCCTCCTTATATTGGATGTAAAATGATAAGGAAAGCGCGAGGGGATAAATATTTTAAATGGCTTGGTGAAAGGTTTAGAGATCATAATAAAATGTCAGACTATTGTACCTATTGGTTTGAAAAAGTATTTGAGGATGTTCGTTTAGGGGTTAGAGTTGGTTTTGTGTGTACTAAAACAATATCTCAAACAAATAGCAGGAGAGCCAGCCTTGATAAAGTAATTGAATCTGGTGGAACGATATTTAACGCAATCTCTCATCAAAAATGGTCTGGTGAAGCAAAAGTTCATGTAAGTATTGTAAATTTTTTAAATAAATCTAATTTCATCGGAAAAAAAGTACTCAATGGAAAAGAAGTTGATATAATTAGCAGCAGGTTATTGGCATTCCAAATGAATGAAGAAGCAAAAATCATATCTGCAAATCTCAATAAAGCATTTCAAGGGATTACAACACTTGGAAAAGCGTTTATCATTTCAGACAAAGAAGCACGAAGTTTGTTGAAAGTTTCAAAAAATAAAGATGTAATTAAACAATTTTATACCGCTAGTAGTGTGGTAGATGATCCTCAAAATAAACCTTCAGAATGGATAATTGATTTTCAAAATTGGCCAATTGAAAAGGTAAGGCAGTACCCTGAAGTCCTCAAACTTTTAAAGAAAAGGATTGAAGATCAAAAAAAGACGACAAGAAGAAATAAAACGCGAAATCAAAGTAATGAATATTGGTGGCAGTTCTGGAGATCTCGACCAGATCTTCGAGCTGCAATTTCAAAAATAAGACGGTATATTTTGGTCTCAAGACATACTAAATATCCTATCTTTATATTTGTTGATGCAAAAACAGCTTTACCTGAAGACTCTACAGTTGCAATAGCTCTTCAAGATTATGGGTCACTTGGAATACTTCAATCAAAATTTCACACTGATTGGTATAAATATCAATGCTCAACTCTTGGGTATAGTTTAAGATATACAAACACGACAGTTTTTCAAACTTTTCCGTTTCCTGAGAGGATTGATCCAAAAGTGGGGCAATATATGGAACAAATTGATGAAACTAGAAAACAAATTTGTCGATCAGATAATATAGGTTTAACAACATTATATAATAATATGAATGAAGGAAGTTATGATCTTTTAAGAAAGTTGCATAAAAAGTTAGATGATTCTGTTGCTGATTCATATTCTTTTGATCGTAAATGCATTCATTCTCAAGATCTTATAATTGAATTTCTCATTTCTCTTAATTATGAACTTACTAAAAACACATCTAAAGTTTCGTAA
- a CDS encoding PIN domain-containing protein yields the protein MKKKNKLHEWFSKDEINTVYIFIDSQVFTSEKYDFNNSKFNTIKKASENKHIKIITTYVIIEEAKKKYSESIDAIEKSKSNIHIKKTIENVDKIINCSEEIDFFLKFMEDFKVENISEFTDISMKDVLQDYFKKKPPFKIKKNEFPDAYNIKCIKSFVKNNRAIVMSGDPDYEECFKDNENIVLLKRLEEFTDIYIKEIDDNVYFKSKKYISENFENMKSLIINENIYLEQFEPSDYHEGMDIHDIEIKKLDLIDTKFEEIIDNQNVIIKVYLNGIAKLSINCEVEYDDCHIATNHKFLRVPFRLTCDLNIDLSKDKFEIDDVNLQHDEFEPDPEWFNSLDDEYTR from the coding sequence TTGAAAAAAAAAAATAAACTACATGAGTGGTTTTCTAAAGATGAGATAAATACGGTCTATATATTTATTGATTCACAAGTATTTACAAGTGAAAAATACGATTTTAATAATTCTAAATTCAATACAATAAAAAAAGCTTCTGAGAATAAACATATTAAAATAATTACAACATATGTAATAATTGAAGAAGCAAAGAAGAAATATAGTGAATCAATCGATGCAATAGAAAAATCAAAATCGAATATACACATAAAGAAAACAATTGAAAATGTCGATAAAATTATTAATTGTAGTGAAGAAATAGACTTTTTTCTTAAATTTATGGAAGATTTTAAAGTTGAAAATATTTCAGAATTTACAGATATATCAATGAAAGATGTATTACAGGATTATTTTAAAAAAAAGCCACCATTTAAAATTAAAAAGAATGAATTCCCAGATGCCTACAATATAAAATGTATAAAATCATTTGTAAAAAACAATCGTGCAATAGTTATGTCTGGAGATCCTGATTATGAAGAATGCTTTAAAGATAATGAAAATATTGTTTTATTAAAAAGACTTGAGGAATTTACAGATATATACATTAAAGAAATAGATGATAATGTTTATTTTAAATCAAAAAAATATATTTCAGAAAATTTTGAAAACATGAAATCGTTAATAATAAATGAAAATATATATCTTGAACAATTTGAGCCAAGTGACTATCATGAAGGAATGGATATACATGACATTGAAATAAAAAAATTGGATTTAATTGATACAAAATTTGAGGAAATTATTGATAATCAAAATGTTATTATAAAAGTATATTTGAATGGTATTGCAAAATTATCAATTAATTGTGAGGTCGAATATGATGATTGTCACATAGCAACAAATCATAAATTTCTACGTGTACCATTTAGATTAACATGTGATCTAAATATTGATCTTTCTAAAGATAAATTTGAAATAGATGATGTTAATTTACAACATGATGAATTTGAGCCAGATCCTGAATGGTTTAACTCTCTTGATGATGAATATACAAGATGA
- a CDS encoding SLATT domain-containing protein: MSKEDLLKLIAQSAYNVGFGAKKHFATFDIVEKAPGWIGFISFAAGILGLFVDFFSGKYITALFLIIGLSSLYIGFYCDTKNSYEQKGKELTKIYNDLRNLYFEVKHSEKNNFDNEKSSLDKFNESYNNISISKQVFLSDWYAHYKFFWQHQIDWINEELKLNFYKDKIPLSFYIFILVLVFVLILYILKIYIC; encoded by the coding sequence ATGAGTAAAGAAGACTTACTTAAATTGATAGCTCAATCAGCATATAATGTTGGTTTTGGGGCTAAAAAACATTTTGCAACATTTGATATTGTAGAGAAAGCTCCTGGTTGGATTGGATTTATTTCATTTGCGGCAGGTATCTTAGGTCTATTTGTCGATTTTTTCTCTGGTAAATACATAACGGCTCTCTTTTTAATTATTGGTCTTTCAAGCCTTTATATCGGATTTTATTGTGATACAAAGAACTCCTATGAACAAAAAGGGAAAGAATTAACTAAAATATATAATGATCTTAGGAATCTTTATTTTGAAGTTAAACATTCCGAAAAAAATAACTTTGATAATGAAAAGTCTTCTCTGGATAAATTTAATGAAAGTTATAATAATATTAGTATTAGTAAACAAGTTTTCTTAAGTGATTGGTATGCCCACTACAAGTTTTTTTGGCAACATCAAATTGATTGGATTAATGAAGAACTAAAATTAAATTTTTATAAAGATAAGATACCATTGTCTTTTTATATTTTTATTTTAGTACTCGTATTTGTGCTTATTTTATATATACTAAAAATATATATTTGTTGA
- a CDS encoding nucleotidyltransferase — MSVANMFEKFLENLKIDNEDIISSRYAEITASLNKYFRDTESKTNNSLQVGSYGRHTAIKDISDLDMIYFLPQDQWERFKTKQSYLLQETKKAIKERYPNTEMSGDGQVVTVSFTDGQTFEILPAFEEDDGSFKYPDTNDGGSWKNTDPRKEIDAISELNKKKNGNLRELCKMARAWKNKHGIEMGGLLIDTLSYNFLNDTTDYDEKSYSSFDSLVKDFFNYLLNLPSEQTYYYAPGSKQRVNVKKSFQKKAKEAYDLCLKAIEAKGSEGVNKKWIKIFGKPFPLASSDKDEKRDSEINYDNTEEFIEDRYPIDIRYHIKLDCEVTQNGVRNFWLLEKLDRIFKLRPKNNLLFKVIENDIPEPFELKWKVLNKGIEAQKRNLIRGQILDDAGYLNRNEETQFRGDHIVECYAIKNGVVVAKDSILVPIE; from the coding sequence ATGTCTGTAGCAAATATGTTCGAAAAATTTTTAGAGAATTTAAAAATTGATAATGAAGATATTATAAGTAGTAGATATGCTGAAATTACAGCTTCTTTAAATAAATATTTTAGAGATACAGAGTCAAAAACAAATAATAGTTTGCAAGTTGGATCTTATGGAAGACATACTGCTATTAAAGATATTTCTGATTTAGATATGATTTATTTCCTTCCTCAAGATCAATGGGAAAGATTTAAAACAAAACAGTCTTATCTTTTACAAGAAACTAAAAAAGCAATAAAAGAGCGTTACCCTAATACAGAAATGAGTGGAGATGGACAAGTTGTAACGGTCTCTTTTACAGATGGTCAAACATTTGAAATTTTACCTGCCTTTGAAGAAGATGATGGGAGTTTTAAATATCCAGATACGAATGATGGTGGTTCTTGGAAAAATACAGATCCAAGAAAAGAAATTGATGCTATTTCGGAGTTGAATAAAAAGAAAAATGGTAATTTAAGAGAGCTTTGTAAGATGGCTAGAGCTTGGAAAAATAAACATGGTATTGAAATGGGAGGTTTATTGATTGATACTTTATCATATAATTTCTTAAATGATACTACTGATTATGATGAAAAAAGTTACTCTTCATTTGATTCATTAGTAAAAGATTTTTTTAATTATCTTTTAAATCTTCCATCTGAACAAACATATTATTATGCTCCTGGAAGTAAGCAAAGAGTAAATGTTAAAAAAAGTTTCCAAAAGAAAGCTAAAGAAGCATATGATTTATGTTTAAAAGCAATTGAAGCCAAAGGTTCTGAAGGAGTTAATAAAAAATGGATAAAAATATTTGGAAAACCTTTCCCATTAGCTTCGTCGGATAAAGATGAAAAAAGAGATTCAGAAATTAATTATGATAATACTGAAGAATTTATTGAAGATAGGTATCCAATTGATATTCGATATCATATTAAATTAGATTGTGAAGTTACCCAAAATGGAGTTAGAAATTTTTGGTTATTAGAAAAATTAGATAGAATATTTAAGTTAAGACCAAAAAATAATCTATTGTTTAAAGTAATTGAAAATGATATTCCAGAGCCTTTTGAACTAAAATGGAAAGTATTGAATAAAGGAATAGAAGCACAAAAGAGAAATTTAATTCGAGGGCAAATTCTTGATGATGCAGGTTATTTAAATAGGAATGAGGAGACTCAATTTAGAGGAGATCATATTGTAGAATGTTACGCAATTAAGAACGGGGTAGTTGTTGCAAAAGACAGTATTTTAGTCCCAATTGAATAA
- a CDS encoding site-specific integrase: MEKAWDDFNHWVQFFEIKDLTQASLREYKRDVRQFLEWLKESGGGYSSAKNIGMSTARNYRENLIAKSHKASTIKRRIQSIAAFYLTLMLLISKIPFAI, from the coding sequence TTGGAAAAAGCATGGGACGATTTTAATCACTGGGTTCAGTTTTTCGAAATAAAGGATCTTACCCAGGCGAGTCTTCGTGAATACAAAAGGGATGTGAGACAATTTTTGGAGTGGCTTAAAGAAAGTGGCGGCGGTTACTCGTCTGCCAAAAACATCGGCATGAGCACAGCAAGAAACTACCGTGAGAATTTGATTGCAAAAAGTCATAAAGCATCCACTATCAAACGTAGAATCCAAAGCATTGCGGCTTTTTATCTGACCTTGATGTTGCTGATAAGCAAAATCCCTTTCGCAATTTAA
- a CDS encoding transposase: MVSALPKIFFYFGLKLHLTALFKNKRLASPVSMKITRAATHDLTAVKNDLLNLNHSELFADRAYCDQFTKQKLAKKNSNLHTPIKLSRSKKTLSYDEKVYSKSVSSIRQSIEILFNWLIESSGIQTASKVRSTKGLLVHVFGRFSACLFKYMFFF; the protein is encoded by the coding sequence TTGGTTTCTGCTCTTCCAAAAATCTTTTTTTATTTTGGATTGAAACTTCATCTTACTGCTTTATTTAAAAATAAACGCCTTGCTTCCCCGGTATCAATGAAAATAACACGTGCTGCAACACATGATTTAACAGCGGTTAAGAATGATCTTTTAAATTTAAATCACTCAGAACTATTTGCTGATCGAGCGTACTGCGATCAATTTACTAAACAAAAATTGGCTAAAAAAAATTCTAACTTGCATACTCCAATTAAACTTTCAAGAAGTAAAAAAACTCTCTCATACGATGAAAAAGTATATTCAAAATCTGTTAGTTCAATTAGACAATCAATTGAAATCCTATTCAACTGGCTAATTGAATCTAGTGGTATTCAAACGGCATCTAAAGTCCGTTCAACAAAGGGCTTGCTTGTACATGTTTTCGGAAGATTTTCTGCATGCCTTTTTAAGTACATGTTCTTTTTCTAA